The genomic stretch CCCGCAGGCGCCGATCGCGCCGCTGACCTGGAGCTTCTTGATGGTGACTAAATTTGCCTGGCCCGAGATCGAGCTTCGATTGCATGAGCTGCGCCTGTGTGCGGACGACCTGAAGGAACGTTTCCCGGAAGAGGATCAATTCTTCCCTAGGTTCGCTGACCTAGCTGATGCTGCGCGGGAGGCCTCGAATGACGATTGCATCGAGGACGCAAGCGTTCGGATCACGGACATTCTGATCGATCTGGGATATGTGCCGGAGCACGAGCGGCAGCATTGAGTTATTGCTTTCGACCTTCCAGCGCTCGATCGCCAGAATTGGCTATCTCTTGGTAGTAGGGAAGTTGGTCGAGTACGACCTGCATGTACGCGCGCCCCTTGTCAGAATCGATAGGCAGCGGCGCGTCCTGCATCGTTCGTATCAAGGAATCAATCGAGGCCCGGAACTCGGGCCGCGCGGCGAGCATGGTGATCACCACGATCATCAGCGAGTCGATCGCATACAACCTCGCGCCGAGGATCTCGTTGGCATCAAGGCCAGATTCACCTTTGGAAGAATCGCTCATTTGTCAGGCCGCAACCTTGTGCTCATAGAACGGGTGCCGCTTGTCTTCCAAAATCTCGTCCATCGCGGCAAGGTTCTTCGGATCTGGACTGAGCCAAGCATCCACGTATTCCGGCTTGATGTTGATGATGGTCCGATCATGCCCCGTCAGCGCGACCTCAGGCTCCGGGTCGTCCGTAATGGCGGCGCAGGACAGCAGCTCCTCGATGCCGTCCGTCCAGGCGTACCAGAGGACCGGGATGTAGAGCGGCTCGCCCGTCTGCGGGGTGAACTCGAGCTCCATGCTCTTCGGGCGCTCCCCGCCGGATAGTGCGCGCTGCTCGTAGTCGTGGCGACCGACGCTTTCGTAGAAGTGCGTCGCGACCATGATCCCGTGGTGGTAGCCATACAGGCGCTTCCAGACGCTTCGCAGGCTATCCCGGCGGGCGTTATACGTGCCCGGCTTGGCCTTTTCGTCGGCCACGGTCCAGCCGGGCAGGCGGCATTGGTAGCGCATCGGCTTGACGATCTTTCGCCCGTCCTCGACGACCATCACCAAGGTGTAGTCGCCCGGCCAGATGCGGTCGTCGTCGTCCGCGGGCTCGGTGCGCTGAAGCTTTTCGGCCTTCAGGCGCTCGGCCGCGATCCGGTTGTTCGCGACACGGATGATCTCCTGGGACTTCTTGGTCACCCGTTTCTGGAGGGCGGCCTCAGCCTCGGCGATCTTTGTTTGCTGAATGGCGATGCGCTCATCGATGCGGCCCAGTTCGGCCTCCCGAGCCTCGTCAATCATCTGCTTCACCTGGGCCTCGAACGCATCCCGTGGCTCGGCAAAGGCCAGCTCAATTCCCTTGGGAATCTTCGGGCTGCCGCCCTCCCGGCGCTCCCAGAAGATCCGCGTGAAGTCGCCGATGCTTAGGATCGCTCCGAACTGGCGAGTGAACTTCTTGTAGTCGGCCCAGATCTGGGCGGAATAGCACATGGCCGCTCCGGCTGAAGACTCTTCACCCGAATATTGCGCCACGGTCACGGAGCCTGTCCTGACCAGCGGCTAATTTGCCCTGGCCAAACAGGGATTGGCCGATGAAAGCGCAAGACGATCCGAGAGCCCGGGACGCGTTCGCCGCGTTTCTGCGTACGCGCGAGTACGGCCAGCTACCAGACGACGAAAAGTACAGGCTGTGGGAAGCCTTCTTGTGGGCATGGGTTCCGGAACAGCTAGTGATGCGAATCGTGCTCGACGGGCCGCCCGCCGGTCCCGAGAGATCCGGGCGCTTCGTCGACATCGAGGACGCCGCGGGATACAGCATCCGGTCCGGCCGCTGGCACGAAGACGAGAAGGGGCGCTGGGTGTTAGAGGTAGCCCCCTCGCGTGCCGGTCCATCAATTCCGCTTTTGCCGGGCTGATTGACGAAGCGCCGCGACTGCTGCTTTGGCGGCGACCGATTCGTCTGCGAGCTTGCGCCAAACCAACGCTTCCTCTTCGTTCGGTGCATTGGCCTCGCAGATCGTGCCGAGGACTAGCCCGAGGGGCAGCTCCGCCAGTTCGGCAAGCTTCATGCAGGTCATCGGACTCAGGCCCTTCGATCCGTGACGCCAGTTCGACACGGCAGGCGATCCGACCTGAAGAGCTTCCGCGAGCTCCCTGTCTGTCCTCATGCCTTGCCGGACGCGCGCCAGATCCAGGAAGTCATTCACGCACGACGCCTTTTCCGCTTGGGGTTTGATACGCATGGCCGATATCCCCCGGGCGATGTTGGCACCTATTGGAGAAAGTGGTGCGCCCGGCGGCTCGCAATGTCTCGGATCACCGACCGGAACGCATTGGCAGCAGGGGACTCATCATCACGCGAGCGAAGCATCTCGACGACCTCCGCCTCGTACACATCGAGTTGGCGAAGCGTCATCTGGGCAATCGCACGGGACAGGCAGTGGGTGAGCGCCCCGAAGAGCTCCAGCATGGATTCGTCGTCGGACATGGGGTGCCCTTTCAATCGTTCGGCCCATGCTCGCATGCCGCGGCCCGATTGCGTCCGCTGTCCGCCCGAAACGGAACCGAGTGGAGTAGGGATTAGGGGGATTTATCGGGGGTAGGGCCATGGCGGTTTCCGACCCGAAGCGGTCAGTCCTGAGGGGCAAGGACCGTTCCACATGTCTAGAATCGACCTTCTCGTACGTATCTGTGAGAGTGGGGGGCATCGATGCCCACTGCCGTCATGCCCCATCCTCCGATAGAGTTGGCGGGCCGAGAGCATCGTGCCCAAGCCCACGCTTATCAGTTCGAGGGAGACCCTGGCCAACTGTCCGAGTGCAGGGCGCGAGCACCGGCTGGGGGAAAGACAAGACAAAGGCGTTAGCTCATATGCGGAGTCACTGGAAAGAAATTCCGGCGATCTTGTACTTCACCGCGCTGTTCGTGGTGATGTCGATCCTTAGCACGAGCATTGGACTGAGCCCGCTGGCGACGAAGCTGAACGAGAACCAGATCCTGTATCTGTTCTCTACCACCGGCCAGGTCATTGCAGCCGTCTACGGCCTTACGCTGACTGGGTTCATCTTCTTTAGAAATGAGCTGAGTCGAGAGGAGCTCGAAGATGAAACGCTGGCTGAAGCAGTGGAGGCTCTGAAAGAGAGGTACTTCGTGCTTCTCGCGTTCATCACCCTGTTGGTGCTCCTGACGATCTTTCTCGCAAATCTGGCAATCGCGAGAGAGGCCGCGGGTCCAACGTTGGGAAACGCAGCAATCATCAACGCGGGGCAGGCTGCCTTCGCGACTAGCTTGTTGGCAGTTGCCTACTTCGTGTTCGACGTTATATCTCCGCGACGCATTGAGAAAGCGAGTCGACGCCTTCAGGACGAGGTAGATCCCTTTCGCTCTGAAAAGAGCAAAGGTAGCCTCGAAGAGTTTCTGACGAACTACAACCAGATCGAGGCATTGTTGAATGCAGCTGGCCATCCATACCAGCAATCAGTCGCGGTCTCAATCGACCGCGGTCGTCCGCGACACATCTCGAACACAAGGTTGGCAGAGATCCTCTACCGGAACGAGCGCATCGACAAACTTCTGTTCGCGCACCTCCGCGAGCTGATCACGCTCCGCAACTCGATCATCCATGGTGCCGAGCCGATCGTGAGCGAGCAGGCGGTCGCAATGTCTCGTGATGTACTGCAATGGCTTCGGAATGCTCTTGGCGAAGGTGAGGGTGAGCTCTAACAGGTCGCTCGATCCGACTAGAGCCGGCACGCCGCCACTTGCGGCTCAGCTTCCGACGTTAGGTGGCGGTTGAGTGATTACGGGCAGCCGTTTATCTAAAGGCGACTATGGACGTCGAAATTTCAGACGTAAAGATGGGAAGTTCTTATGCGACGGAGGAGGTTCACTTCTCAGGCGGCCTTAAGGGCGCACTCACAAATCTTGGGTGGGCCCTGTTTCCCGTATCTGACGATAAGGATTCAGATGCAATCGTCTTTAAAGCACCTAAAGATCACCTCGAGTTCGCCACTAGAGGTTGTGGCCTAAGGTACCTAGGCACCTGCATTAGGTACGTATCGGGGGCCAATTCGCCGCCCATGGATGTCTGGGAGTTTGGTGCGCGAGACCCGCAGAACCGATTAGGTGCAGCTGATTCTTGGGCAACTATCGGGCATCAAGCAGCCAAAGCTGGCGATACGGGGTACGCGGAAGCTGCGTCTTATGTAAGTGCGAGCCTAAGAGCAGCAGGGCTTCGCCTTCGGGACGTCTCTAACGGTTACCACGAACAGCTCAACTGGGCCTTGGCAGAGAAAAGAGCTCCGGACACTTGGTTCTCAAATGCCGCTCTGCAAAACATATACGCCAACTTCCATTCCCTTGCTTCTGAGCTGTCCTCTGCAAGGGACCATGTAGCCATGATTGCTGCGATGCATGTTGGTGCGCCCAATCGAGTAGAAAGTTTGTCGCGACTTGTAGAGTGGATTGAAAAACCTGTGAATCAAAGTCACGCACAAAATCCCATGGTCCACGCCCTCCTGGATGCCCTCGGATCTAAGACGGCTCCTGGCTGGCTACGGAGAATGGGGGATCTACGCAATGAGATGCTACATCGCATTCCAATGAGTGCTAATAGGTCGGTAGCAGGCCTCGTTCTCGAGCAAGTTCAGACATCTCTCGGCACGGTTTCAAAGATTCGATTGGGCGAGCCATTGAGCAAAACACCACTATCTGAGCAGCCACAAGATCCTCTGATTGAACTTTCACAGCTCAGCTCAAGCCTTGAAGTCCTCTGCAGGGCCATTTGGAAGCATGCAAAGTATCCAGCCGAGCCGCTGCATTTCGGTAGCAATGAGGCCGCCACCTAATTCAAGCCGAGCCGCATCGTGGCTCGGCTTGATTCAGGCGTTGCTGCCTGTCCGCATGTGGCCGGCAGCGGAAGCCCGCGAGGGCAGGGGATTAGGAAGCTTTATCGGGGGTAGGCGAGACCAATTCCTGGATGCGACCGACGGCTTTAGCCCACGAGTGGCCGGCTTATGCGCAGGCTATTAACCGGAGCGACTCACGGCGTCGCGTTCTTCAGGTGTTCAGACGAATGTCGCGAAACCCCTCTCCCAGTTGCAGTGCGGCGCTGCGACGGTCGCCCATGTCGATCAGGTGGTCGAGTGTCCGAAGGAAGGCCTGCGCCAAAGGGGCGCTCATCGGTGCGTCCCGATGGGACAAGTGCTGAATGAGGCCGGCGATTCGTGCGTAGAACAATGTGCCGCGCCAGCCTGGCAGCGCCTCGGGGCCAAGTGTAAGGATCGCCAGCACCTGATCCGCGAACGCAGCGGAGGGGTAATGCGCTCTCGATCGTTCGCAAAGCGTAAGGTACGAATCCATGACGGGAACTGCCCAACCCGCCGCACGCACGTACCGATCCACCAGCGGCATGATCCTTCCAATCTCTGACCAGTCGCCATTTACGTAACGGCTGGCAAGCTCGGCCCGCTCAATCGACACGAACATCAAGGTTTCGACGAGCTTGGGCAAATCGAGCCCGGACAACTCGCCCGCGCGATAACTGTCCCGCTTGAACGTCCGGTCCGCCAAAAGGCGTGTCAGGCAGAGATCGACCACGGCGACTGCGTCAGCCGGCACGGCTTGCGCATCGTAGATGTACCTACAGATATACGCACTAGCGAACGGACCCAGCATGGCCCAGCAGTTCTCGCCTTCCAGTTGCAGCACTGGTTCGAGGAAGCGTGGCTGGAAATCCGAAAGGGGCACGCAGCCGGCTACGTTACCGAGCTGAGACCCGAGCGCGTGCGTCCATTCGAAGATGCGCGTGGCCGTTCGGTCGCGCCGTCCGCGCTCCACCCAGGGCGGCGCGTTCTTCTGGATCGTCCAAGACAGAACGTCGGCGAGGAAATCGAGCAACGAGTTGCGCGTGTCGCTTTGCAAGATCCCGCTTATAGGCGCCCGTGCGAGCACTTCGGCGGCGTACGCGGAGTGCCAGTGGCTGGCAGGTTCGGTCCAGCATTCCTCGGGATTCGACGCATCGCCGACTTCGTAATCTTCATACGATTCCCGTCCGCGCCGCGCCCTGGGTGCTGCTTTGACCCATGCCGGCGGTGGACGTGGGATGGCGGAAAAATCGGTTCCGCGGTCGTAATGCACGCCGGCCATGCGCAGCGCTTCCACCGCTAGCGGGGACGGCTCGATGACCCCGGCATGCGGACGGCTGCCGCGTCGGGTATGCGGCACGTGACACCGCGAGAACGCGAGGAACAAGGCCGCCATCGTCAGCTTCGGGTCGACGGCCCACAAGTTGCACGCCTCTCCAACGGCGGCCAACGAAACCGCTTCGAGGGGATGTGCCACCAGGGCCAACAGGTCGCCGGCAGCGGTGCGCGCCGCGGTTCCCGCGCGCAGGTCTGCGGCGAGGCCGTGGGCAGCGTAGATGCCGTGATGCCATGGGATCACCGAGCTCGGCGACCACCAAGAATCGGCTTCCTCCTTCAGTCGGGCCGCACGCCACAGGACGCCGCGTGCCCACTTCAACTGGTCGTCAGTGGACCCCGCACGAAAGGTCAGCGCGACCGCGGCCGTTGACGCCACCGCGCCTCGATGCATGGCGATGGAGTCAGCGCGATCGCCCCTCGATCCCGCGAACAGGTCTGGCGCGTCGAACCCTCTAGCGGCCACCACGGCATCACGGAGGCTGAGCCGGCCGTCAGGCGCGTGCTTCTCAAAGGACGTGGACGCCCACGTCCACAGATTGGCGATCGACAGGTACTGCGTCGCTTGCTCGAGTTTAGCGACGTTCTCTGGCTTGGCGGCGGATGGGCTGACGTGCACCAAAGCGATGTGCTCGTTGTCGGTGCGGTAAGCCTGGTAGGTGGACTGGTCGGCCAGCTCGGCGTACTCCGTTGCCTGCTCGGCGAGTTCACGCTGCACCTCGGGATCCTCACGATCCTCCTCGTACTCATAGGGCAGCCGTTCGGCGAATGCCTCGATGGCACTGCGCGCTTGCGATCCCAGCGGTTCCGCGGCGAACACGAACCGGGGCACCATCCCCCGGAGTTCGAGCTTGCGGACCGGGCGTGCATTTGCGGTCCGCAATGCGTCGTGGTGAGGCCGGTCCGATGCGTGGGTGAATCCCATCAGATTGCTGGGCGATAGGTCGGCCGCGACGCGCTGGCGGTCGGCCGCCAGGAGACGCTGCGACGTGAAGAGCGGTAACGTCGTGGCGGACACCGTCCCAGTGTGCAGGGCGAGCATTGCCGCGGTACCGAGGATCGCGATGCAATCGTTGCCCGCCACGATCTGCTGGATGAGGTCATCGACGGGTGTGCCGCGTTCGATCTCGCCAAGACACCACTCTTCCAAGGCGAGGAAGCCGCAGCCGATCGCTTTCGGGGCCCACGTCGAGCGGCACCACAGGTACTCGCGTTCGCCGCCCCAGAACGTCTGCCGCCCCCATGGGAACGAGAGCTCCAGCGGCAGCGGCGTGCCGCGCGACTCGTGGTCGAGACGATGCAACTGCCGCCACGCCGCGATGGCGTGGTTGCACAACTCACGCAGCAAGTTCAAGGCGTTCTGCGGTGACTGGCGAAACAGCGAGGCGAAGGGCTCGCGCAGCGGCGACGGCGGCCAGAAACTGCGATGATCGTCGTGGATCGCCAACTGCTCCCAGTCCGAGGAACTGAACTCACCGACACTGCGGAAGTGGACCGCGGACCACCTCGCGCTTTCGACGCGGCTCAGCGTTCTCGCCGGGTCGTTCAAGAGGGCCTGTCGCGCCGCGATCGTGCGCTCCTGCTCTGCCTGTTCGCGTGCAACGCGGTCTTCCGGTAGCTCTTCGCGCAGGTACGCCAATGCCAGTTCGACCAATCGTTGTGGAAGCGATTGGGCCAAGCGCGGTGAGAACGCGACGATGCCTTCGAATGCGTCGCGACGAATGCGGTGCGAGGCAACCGCACGTAGCAGGAGGGCGTCGGCGATGCTCGGCTCGGCGAGCGACGAGCGCAGGATGAGCTGGATCAGCGACGTTCGGAACGCACCAAGGTCTTGCACCTTCTGCCAGAAGGCCGAGTTCTCGTCGGGGCCGCGGGCGTTGCTGATCGCGTCCAAGGCCCCGAGCCATTGATCGCACTGTCCGAGCAGCCGGCGCGAGATCGCGTTCGGGTAGCCCTCGAAAGCGTTTTGCCAGAGCTCGAATACGGCGAGCACGGCCGGGTACAGCGTTTGCGGAATCGCCGGTATCCGCACCAACAGAAACACGAGCAGGCGGCGCGCTGACGCGAGATCGGAGGGCCAGCCCAGCAAATCGGCGACGCGCTGGCGCCGCTCGTCCGGAAGCGTGCCGGCGAGCACGGCGGGATTCGGCGTCGTCTTCTCGGCCTGGAACCAGACGAGCGCCTTGCGCAGCAAAGCGAAGTCGTCCTGAGCAACCACCGCCCAGTAGGGAGCCGGGTC from Lysobacter auxotrophicus encodes the following:
- a CDS encoding ATP-binding protein → MPQSPELAGGEGFTYEGDAAAYYLAALLAEAYAPGVDDRIVVRLSVQQRDFGEPLDDVIVDFADATGRIARLSLQVKRALTISAAATNADFRDIVRDAWATLHKPDFRADIDRYGAAVGEAALVPSRALKTICDWARDSLTADHFDARFAPEGSASEDHRKVRTTIEQLLAAAKTTACTREELHRFLAHFVLVQFDFLREGSVDPPHAINLIRSCLASESAGDAPMVWSRLVELARAAAGTSGQFDRARLVRELAPLTRLRAAPSLQADLGRLTELAHSQANLIVDDIGGAWIDRSHYLQALDAKFVDARFVQVRGLPGSGKSAVVKQAVRRALAQGPVLFLKAEQVDAVSWNGYAISQGLSATSLETLLVEIAAVGTPTLFIDAIDRVATAQQPVFLQVIQTIATSPELAHWRIVASLRDTGIEVLRNWLGEALATLSVETLTVGALSEEEADALAEAKPHLRPLLFGAEAVREIVRRPFFAKVLDQSFVAAPDGPEFAPRAEVDLIEHWWTRGGYNAAGQNALARQRALLGLARARAKELSRPIRLGDLPSADCVEELRADGILQHARHGISVQFAHDIFFEWAFFHVLADLGPDWIDAIRAAGEPPAVARVVELASQWEYSHGDAWAAYLAQTRASDLRAQWTRAWLLAPLGTAAFEADPAPYWAVVAQDDFALLRKALVWFQAEKTTPNPAVLAGTLPDERRQRVADLLGWPSDLASARRLLVFLLVRIPAIPQTLYPAVLAVFELWQNAFEGYPNAISRRLLGQCDQWLGALDAISNARGPDENSAFWQKVQDLGAFRTSLIQLILRSSLAEPSIADALLLRAVASHRIRRDAFEGIVAFSPRLAQSLPQRLVELALAYLREELPEDRVAREQAEQERTIAARQALLNDPARTLSRVESARWSAVHFRSVGEFSSSDWEQLAIHDDHRSFWPPSPLREPFASLFRQSPQNALNLLRELCNHAIAAWRQLHRLDHESRGTPLPLELSFPWGRQTFWGGEREYLWCRSTWAPKAIGCGFLALEEWCLGEIERGTPVDDLIQQIVAGNDCIAILGTAAMLALHTGTVSATTLPLFTSQRLLAADRQRVAADLSPSNLMGFTHASDRPHHDALRTANARPVRKLELRGMVPRFVFAAEPLGSQARSAIEAFAERLPYEYEEDREDPEVQRELAEQATEYAELADQSTYQAYRTDNEHIALVHVSPSAAKPENVAKLEQATQYLSIANLWTWASTSFEKHAPDGRLSLRDAVVAARGFDAPDLFAGSRGDRADSIAMHRGAVASTAAVALTFRAGSTDDQLKWARGVLWRAARLKEEADSWWSPSSVIPWHHGIYAAHGLAADLRAGTAARTAAGDLLALVAHPLEAVSLAAVGEACNLWAVDPKLTMAALFLAFSRCHVPHTRRGSRPHAGVIEPSPLAVEALRMAGVHYDRGTDFSAIPRPPPAWVKAAPRARRGRESYEDYEVGDASNPEECWTEPASHWHSAYAAEVLARAPISGILQSDTRNSLLDFLADVLSWTIQKNAPPWVERGRRDRTATRIFEWTHALGSQLGNVAGCVPLSDFQPRFLEPVLQLEGENCWAMLGPFASAYICRYIYDAQAVPADAVAVVDLCLTRLLADRTFKRDSYRAGELSGLDLPKLVETLMFVSIERAELASRYVNGDWSEIGRIMPLVDRYVRAAGWAVPVMDSYLTLCERSRAHYPSAAFADQVLAILTLGPEALPGWRGTLFYARIAGLIQHLSHRDAPMSAPLAQAFLRTLDHLIDMGDRRSAALQLGEGFRDIRLNT
- a CDS encoding SOS response-associated peptidase family protein is translated as MTVAQYSGEESSAGAAMCYSAQIWADYKKFTRQFGAILSIGDFTRIFWERREGGSPKIPKGIELAFAEPRDAFEAQVKQMIDEAREAELGRIDERIAIQQTKIAEAEAALQKRVTKKSQEIIRVANNRIAAERLKAEKLQRTEPADDDDRIWPGDYTLVMVVEDGRKIVKPMRYQCRLPGWTVADEKAKPGTYNARRDSLRSVWKRLYGYHHGIMVATHFYESVGRHDYEQRALSGGERPKSMELEFTPQTGEPLYIPVLWYAWTDGIEELLSCAAITDDPEPEVALTGHDRTIINIKPEYVDAWLSPDPKNLAAMDEILEDKRHPFYEHKVAA